The proteins below are encoded in one region of Rana temporaria chromosome 2, aRanTem1.1, whole genome shotgun sequence:
- the LRIF1 gene encoding ligand-dependent nuclear receptor-interacting factor 1 — MKVDAMSNFQNLVMMQNGSSNQSLTGCMYQLVQSPGPDGKNVLQLIPILNTKDNQVPGVSSPSITNPPMLSVQQPVRYSLPSAVSNAPLPYSLNAQLVQQIGSANYIITTQKNPADVSKTIRVDGKLSAHPKTAVILEKPQLNLPPNPQTGTPSYIIMNTKPGSAPMKTIPIFPAGHSLQLPPNAEVKSIPVSSLPYSIQQRILPPNASNDTTKMPSVIYVSPVNAMKTPTNVPQSPLLSPVLVPAVQSGTTTPKGPLKWVVQENTESVVPVRTNTETASKIVTFMARAKTEELNSPSSNVTQIKDNALVMCNNKFYFLAKNTGELKSAVHVKQETPEKNLFDAEKGKDLSKLIEVVLSKNNLPPTTPKPTQNSDSSPLVHPDVASPAKSKTCTPAPASKKEPEVIYIDDDDEEDIPASIQKPQDIHQSKETSSAKVYTPSTLQISNNQVKDKDVEIVKVIKEKDVEIVKVIKDKDVEIVKVTKAPVFRVIDDKTLRAKFGLFKKEKIILNRLPRFRPESRTSSTSQNKDKLAYGENPERRNFPFSETFSTSKRRKSEDFSMTPDTAGRSFSTTAPLPAGTAGVTHTMSREGTALTETNGAYRNVSASYSAQDSAPEMYTEPSDSQSFYVSQDIAGHFSEAPLPPRQRFHFESVYPDETTKDEKIQRLKEVMKERERDLEVLRRQKWP; from the exons ccttACAGGGTGCATGTACCAACTTGTTCAAAGTCCTGGGCCAGATGGAAAAAATGTCCTACAACTCATTCCAATCCTAAATACGAAGGATAACCAAGTTCCAGGGGTTTCTTCTCCCTCAATAACAAATCCGCCCATGCTGAGCGTACAACAGCCCGTCAGGTATTCTTTGCCTTCAGCAGTTTCCAATGCGCCTTTGCCGTACTCATTGAACGCGCAACTGGTACAGCAAATCGGTTCAGCCAACTACATCATTACAACCCAAAAAAATCCTGCCGATGTTTCCAAAACCATACGCGTTGACGGCAAGCTTTCAGCTCACCCAAAAACAGCTGTTATACTGGAAAAACCGCAGTTGAATTTGCCGCCAAACCCTCAAACGGGAACCCCATCTTATATAATCATGAATACAAAACCCGGATCCGCTCCTATGAAAACCATCCCGATTTTTCCAGCCGGCCATAGTCTTCAGCTACCTCCTAATGCAGAAGTAAAATCCATTCCTGTTTCTTCCCTGCCTTACTCTATTCAGCAAAGAATTTTACCCCCGAACGCAAGTAACGATACCACCAAGATGCCTTCCGTTATATACGTATCTCCTGTGAATGCCATGAAGACACCAACAAACGTACCGCAGTCTCCTCTGTTATCTCCAGTGTTGGTTCCAGCTGTGCAGTCTGGTACCACAACACCTAAAGGACCATTGAAGTGGGTTGTGCAAGAAAACACAGAATCTGTTGTTCCAGTAAGAACAAATACTGAAACGGCATCAAAGATTGTAACATTTATGGCCAGAGCAAAGACTGAGGAACTAAACTCGCCCAGTTCCAATGTCACACAAATTAAAGACAATGCTCTTGTAATGTGTAAtaataaattttactttttggcaaaAAACACAGGGGAACTTAAGAGTGCAGTCCATGTCAAACAGGAAACTCCTGAAAAAAATCTATTCGATGCAGAAAAAGGGAAAGATCTCTCTAAATTAATTGAAGTGGTTTTGTCCAAAAATAATTTGCCTCCTACAACCCCCAAACCAACACAGAACTCTGACAGTTCCCCACTTGTTCATCCAGATGTTGCCAGTCCTGCAAAATCCAAAACGTGCACACCCGCTCCAGCCAGTAAAAAAGAGCCTGAAGTGATTTATATTGATGATGATGACGAGGAGGACATTCCTGCCAGCATCCAAAAACCTCAAGACATCCATCAATCAAAAGAAACCAGTTCTGCCAAAGTATACACCCCTTCGACTTTACAGATTTCAAATAATCAG gTCAAAGACAAGGACGTAGAGATCGTGAAGGTGATAAAAGAAAAGGACGTAGAGATCGTGAAAGTGATAAAAGACAAGGACGTGGAGATTGTGAAGGTGACAAAAGCCCCCGTGTTCCGTGTCATCGATGACAAAACTTTGCGGGCCAAATTTGGCCTTTTCAAGAAAGAGAAGATCATTCTCAACAGGCTACCTCGTTTCCGCCCTGAGAGCAGAACCTCTTCCACGAGTCAGAACAAAGACAAGCTG GCTTATGGTGAAAATCCGGAGAGAAGAaattttccattttcagaaaCATTCAGCACTTCAAAGCGGCGGAAAAGCGAAGACTTCAGTATGACCCCTGACACAGCTGGAAGGTCATTTTCTACAACAGCACCTCTCCCTGCTGGAACAGCAGGCGTGACGCACACAatgtccagagaagggacagcATTAACGGAAACAAATGGCGCCTACAGGAATGTAAGCGCGTCATACTCCGCCCAGGACAGTGCTCCAGAAATGTATACAGAACCCTCAGACAGCCAATCTTTTTATGTCAGCCAGGACATCGCTGGACATTTCAGTGAAGCTCCTCTACCACCGAGACAGAGGTTTCACTTTGAGTCTGTGTATCCCGATGAAACAACCAAGGACGAAAAAATCCAACGTCTGAAGGAGGTGATGAAGGAGCGGGAGCGGGATCTGGAGGTCTTAAGAAGACAGAAGTGGCCCTAA